One window of the Klebsiella oxytoca genome contains the following:
- the trhA gene encoding PAQR family membrane homeostasis protein TrhA encodes MVRKSLITQGYSLAEEIANSISHGIGLVFGIVGLVLLLVQAVDTNASATAITSYSLYGGSMILLFLASTLYHAIPHQRAKLWLKKFDHCAIYLLIAGTYTPFLLVGLNSPLSRGLMIVIWSLALLGILFKLTIAHRFKILSLVTYLTMGWLSLIVVYQLAIKLAIGGVTLLAVGGVVYSLGVIFYVCKRIPYNHAIWHGFVLGGSVCHFLAIYLYVGQV; translated from the coding sequence ATGGTTCGCAAATCGTTAATCACTCAGGGATATTCTCTGGCAGAGGAAATTGCCAACAGTATTAGCCACGGAATTGGGCTGGTGTTTGGTATTGTCGGTCTGGTGCTGTTACTGGTGCAGGCGGTGGATACCAACGCCAGCGCAACGGCCATCACCAGCTATAGCCTTTACGGCGGCAGCATGATTTTGCTGTTTCTCGCCTCGACTCTCTATCACGCCATTCCGCATCAACGGGCTAAGCTGTGGCTGAAAAAATTTGACCACTGCGCCATTTATCTGCTGATTGCCGGGACCTATACGCCGTTTCTGCTGGTAGGACTAAATTCGCCGCTATCGCGCGGGCTGATGATCGTTATCTGGAGCCTGGCGCTGCTGGGAATTCTGTTTAAGCTGACGATTGCCCATCGTTTTAAGATCCTCTCTTTAGTGACCTACCTGACCATGGGCTGGCTGTCGCTGATCGTCGTTTATCAACTGGCGATTAAGCTGGCGATTGGCGGCGTGACGCTGCTTGCGGTGGGCGGGGTTGTCTATTCGCTGGGGGTTATTTTCTACGTCTGCAAGCGTATTCCGTATAACCACGCTATCTGGCACGGTTTTGTGCTGGGCGGCAGCGTATGCCACTTTCTGGCGATTTATTTATACGTCGGGCAGGTTTAA
- the dsbC gene encoding bifunctional protein-disulfide isomerase/oxidoreductase DsbC yields the protein MKKGLLMFTLLATTLSGAAHADSAAIKQLLAKLGVQTSDVQPSPVKGISTVLTDGGVLYVTDDGKHIIQGPMYDVSGAQPVNVTNVLLAGKLNALEKEMIVYKAPQEKHVITVFTDITCGYCHKLHEQMSDYNALGITVRYLAFPRQGLQSEAEQNMKAIWCAKDRNKALDNAMSGKAVQPASCDVDIAKHYTLGVQLGVNGTPAMVLSDGTLMPGYRDPKDLKALLDEHQKQTSGN from the coding sequence ATGAAAAAAGGTTTATTGATGTTCACTCTGCTGGCGACCACCCTATCCGGTGCGGCGCATGCCGATAGCGCGGCGATTAAGCAACTGCTGGCAAAGCTGGGTGTGCAGACTTCGGACGTTCAGCCTTCGCCGGTCAAAGGCATTAGTACCGTATTGACGGATGGCGGCGTGCTGTATGTTACTGACGACGGCAAGCATATTATCCAGGGGCCAATGTACGATGTCAGCGGCGCGCAGCCGGTAAACGTCACCAATGTCCTGCTGGCGGGGAAGCTGAACGCGCTGGAAAAAGAGATGATCGTCTATAAGGCGCCGCAGGAGAAACACGTCATCACCGTCTTCACCGACATTACCTGCGGCTATTGCCACAAACTCCACGAGCAGATGAGCGATTATAATGCTCTGGGGATCACCGTGCGCTATCTGGCCTTCCCGCGCCAGGGCCTGCAAAGCGAAGCCGAGCAGAATATGAAGGCTATCTGGTGTGCTAAAGACCGCAATAAAGCGCTGGATAACGCGATGAGCGGCAAGGCGGTTCAGCCGGCCAGCTGCGATGTTGATATCGCTAAACACTACACGCTCGGCGTGCAGCTTGGCGTCAACGGCACCCCGGCGATGGTGCTGAGCGATGGTACGCTCATGCCGGGATATCGCGATCCTAAAGACCTGAAAGCGCTCCTTGATGAGCATCAAAAACAGACAAGCGGTAACTGA
- a CDS encoding MurR/RpiR family transcriptional regulator yields MFSHAAIASLNNLEMMVYHYVIKNRDKVMYMTIRELAEAAGVSTTTVLRFCRKLQCEGYSEFRVRFKLYLEQNEPQQANIGASEIMSFFKSVNNDEFDRLLEQAVDIIVSSERIIFVGAGTSGALAKYGARFFSNVGKFSNHIDDPYFPVSNDMARNALAIVLSVSGETEEILRFASQFSLHRCKVMSITSHEHSRLAKLADFNLSWHVPQTRIGGVYDITTQIPVIYILETLGRKLARKLS; encoded by the coding sequence ATCTTCTCCCACGCAGCGATTGCCAGTCTCAATAATCTTGAGATGATGGTCTATCACTACGTCATTAAAAATCGCGACAAAGTGATGTACATGACCATCCGTGAGCTGGCGGAAGCGGCCGGGGTCTCAACGACCACCGTCCTGCGCTTCTGCCGCAAGCTGCAGTGCGAAGGCTACTCGGAGTTTCGCGTACGCTTTAAATTATATCTGGAGCAGAACGAGCCTCAACAGGCAAATATCGGCGCCAGCGAAATAATGAGCTTTTTTAAAAGCGTGAATAACGATGAATTCGATCGTTTACTTGAGCAGGCGGTAGATATTATTGTCTCTTCGGAAAGAATTATTTTTGTCGGTGCCGGAACCTCCGGCGCGCTGGCAAAATATGGTGCGCGTTTCTTTTCTAACGTTGGAAAATTCAGCAACCATATCGACGATCCTTATTTTCCAGTGAGCAATGATATGGCACGCAATGCGCTGGCCATTGTACTTTCGGTATCCGGTGAAACTGAGGAGATCCTGCGCTTCGCCAGCCAGTTTAGCCTGCATCGCTGTAAGGTGATGTCCATTACCAGCCACGAACACTCGCGGCTGGCAAAGCTTGCCGACTTTAACCTTTCCTGGCACGTTCCGCAAACGCGCATCGGCGGCGTTTACGATATTACCACCCAGATCCCGGTCATTTATATTCTTGAAACCCTTGGGCGTAAATTAGCGCGTAAGCTCAGCTGA
- the recJ gene encoding single-stranded-DNA-specific exonuclease RecJ: MKQQIQLRRREAADGADLPSDLPPLLQRLYASRGVRSAQELERGVKGMLPWSQLTGVEKAVEILYGAFKQELHIVVVGDFDADGATSTALSVLALRALGYGNVSYLVPNRFEDGYGLSPEVVDQAHARGAQMIMTVDNGISSHAGVDHAHALGIPVLVTDHHLPGDTLPAAEAIINPNLRDCEFPSKSLAGVGVAFYLMLALRTFLRDKGWFDERGIAPPNLADLLDLVALGTVADVVPLDANNRILTWQGLSRIRAGKCRPGIKALLEIANRDPQKLAASDLGFALGPRLNAAGRLDDMSVGVALLLCDNTGEARVLANELDALNQTRKEIEQGMQAEALALCEKLERSSEALPGGLAMYHPQWHQGVVGILASRIKERFHRPVIAFAPTGDGTLKGSGRSIQGLHMRDALERLDTLYPGLILKFGGHAMAAGLSLEEARFDEFQQRFGELVTEWLDPALLQGEVVSDGPLAASEMSMEIAQMLRDAGPWGQMFPEPLFDGRFRLLQQRLVGERHLKVMVEPVGGGPLLDGIAFNVDTSIWPDNGVREVQLAYKLDINEFRGNRSLQLIIDHLWPN; this comes from the coding sequence GTGAAACAACAGATACAACTACGCCGTCGTGAGGCGGCTGACGGCGCCGATTTACCTTCAGATCTTCCTCCGCTGCTGCAACGGCTATACGCCAGCCGCGGCGTGCGCAGCGCGCAGGAGCTGGAGCGCGGCGTGAAAGGCATGCTGCCCTGGTCACAGCTGACAGGCGTAGAGAAAGCGGTAGAGATACTCTACGGCGCATTTAAGCAAGAGCTGCATATTGTCGTGGTCGGCGATTTTGACGCCGACGGCGCCACCAGCACTGCGTTGAGCGTTCTGGCTCTCCGCGCGCTGGGCTACGGTAACGTTTCGTACCTGGTGCCGAACCGTTTTGAAGACGGCTATGGCCTGAGTCCGGAAGTGGTCGATCAGGCGCACGCCCGCGGCGCGCAGATGATTATGACCGTTGATAACGGCATTTCATCGCATGCTGGCGTCGATCATGCCCATGCCTTAGGCATTCCGGTGCTGGTGACCGATCACCACCTGCCGGGGGATACGCTGCCGGCGGCGGAAGCGATAATTAACCCGAACCTGCGCGACTGTGAATTTCCGTCGAAATCCCTGGCCGGGGTTGGCGTGGCGTTTTATCTGATGCTGGCGCTGCGTACTTTTCTGCGTGATAAAGGCTGGTTTGATGAGCGCGGCATTGCGCCGCCAAACCTGGCGGATTTACTCGACCTGGTGGCGCTGGGGACCGTGGCGGACGTCGTACCGCTGGACGCCAACAACCGTATTCTGACCTGGCAGGGGCTGAGCCGTATTCGGGCGGGGAAATGCCGTCCGGGCATCAAGGCGCTGCTGGAGATAGCCAACCGCGATCCGCAAAAGCTGGCGGCGAGCGATCTCGGCTTTGCCCTTGGTCCGCGTCTGAATGCGGCGGGGCGGCTGGACGATATGTCCGTCGGCGTGGCGCTGCTGCTGTGTGATAACACCGGCGAAGCGCGGGTGCTGGCCAATGAACTGGATGCGCTCAATCAGACGCGTAAAGAGATAGAACAGGGAATGCAGGCGGAAGCACTGGCGCTTTGCGAGAAGCTGGAGCGCAGCAGCGAGGCGTTGCCCGGCGGGCTGGCGATGTACCATCCGCAGTGGCATCAGGGTGTCGTCGGCATTCTGGCTTCACGCATTAAAGAGCGCTTTCATCGTCCGGTCATCGCTTTTGCGCCCACCGGCGACGGGACGCTGAAAGGTTCCGGTCGGTCGATTCAGGGGCTGCATATGCGCGATGCTCTTGAGCGCCTGGATACGCTCTATCCGGGGCTGATTCTTAAGTTCGGCGGCCACGCTATGGCGGCAGGATTGTCGCTTGAAGAGGCGCGTTTTGACGAGTTCCAGCAACGCTTTGGCGAGCTGGTGACCGAGTGGCTCGACCCTGCGCTGCTGCAGGGGGAAGTGGTTTCCGATGGCCCGCTGGCGGCCTCTGAGATGAGCATGGAGATTGCGCAGATGCTGCGCGATGCCGGGCCGTGGGGGCAGATGTTCCCTGAGCCGCTGTTTGACGGGCGTTTTCGTCTGCTACAGCAGCGTCTGGTCGGCGAGCGTCATCTCAAGGTAATGGTTGAACCAGTAGGCGGCGGCCCGCTGCTGGACGGTATCGCGTTCAATGTTGATACTTCCATTTGGCCGGATAACGGCGTTCGCGAAGTCCAGCTTGCCTACAAGCTGGATATCAATGAATTCCGCGGCAACCGCAGCCTGCAGCTAATCATTGACCACCTCTGGCCAAATTGA
- a CDS encoding protein disulfide oxidoreductase, whose amino-acid sequence MLKVFRQILTWLLVAAAISLAVDYLRKPALPQNFSTTPLQTLEGQTVDLAAMSHERPLLLYVWATWCSICRYTTPAVAALANDDGNVMTVALRSGDNATLTRWLTHKKLALPTINDANGQLSQRWEVQVTPTVVVISRGEVKSVTTGWTSGWGMRLRLWLAS is encoded by the coding sequence ATGCTTAAAGTATTCAGACAGATTCTGACCTGGCTGCTGGTTGCTGCCGCGATAAGCCTGGCGGTGGATTACCTGCGCAAACCAGCACTACCGCAGAATTTCTCTACTACGCCGCTGCAAACGCTTGAGGGGCAGACGGTGGATCTGGCGGCAATGAGCCACGAGCGCCCCTTGTTACTGTACGTCTGGGCCACCTGGTGCAGCATATGTCGATATACCACTCCTGCGGTGGCAGCTTTAGCCAACGATGACGGCAATGTCATGACGGTAGCGCTCCGCTCCGGCGATAACGCCACCCTTACGAGATGGCTGACGCATAAAAAATTGGCGCTGCCGACGATCAACGACGCTAACGGCCAGCTCTCCCAACGGTGGGAGGTACAGGTTACGCCAACCGTGGTCGTTATCTCGCGCGGTGAGGTGAAGTCAGTCACCACCGGCTGGACCAGCGGCTGGGGGATGCGCCTGCGGCTATGGCTGGCGTCATAG
- the sdhE gene encoding FAD assembly factor SdhE: MDINNKARIHWACRRGMRELDISIMPFFEHEYDTLSDDDKQLFIRLLENDDPDLFNWLMNHGEPADAELQRMVKLIQTRNRERGPVAI; this comes from the coding sequence ATGGACATTAATAATAAAGCCCGTATCCACTGGGCATGCCGTCGGGGTATGCGTGAACTCGATATCTCTATCATGCCGTTTTTCGAGCATGAGTACGATACGCTTAGCGATGACGACAAGCAGTTGTTTATCCGCTTGCTGGAGAACGACGATCCGGATTTATTTAACTGGTTGATGAACCATGGTGAGCCAGCTGATGCGGAACTGCAACGGATGGTAAAATTAATTCAGACTCGGAATCGGGAACGTGGTCCTGTGGCAATCTGA
- the xerD gene encoding site-specific tyrosine recombinase XerD codes for MEQDLAQIEQFLDALWLERNLAENTLSAYRRDLNMLVEWLHHRGLSLDRVSGEDLQSLLAERQTGGYKATSTARLLSAVRRFFQHLYREKIRPDDPSALLASPKLPQRLPKDLSEAQVERLLQAPLVEQPLELRDKAMLEVLYATGLRVSELVGLTMSDISLRQGVLRVIGKGNKERLVPLGEEAVLWVENYLEYGRPWLLNGVASDVLFPSQRAQQMTRQTFWHRIKHYAVQAGIDSEKLSPHVLRHAFATHLLNHGADLRVVQMLLGHSDLSTTQIYTHVATERLRQLHQQHHPRA; via the coding sequence GTGGAACAAGATCTCGCACAAATAGAGCAGTTTCTTGACGCCTTATGGCTCGAACGTAATCTGGCGGAAAACACGCTCAGCGCCTACCGCCGTGACCTGAACATGTTGGTTGAATGGCTGCATCATCGCGGTCTGTCGCTTGACCGCGTCAGCGGCGAAGATCTCCAGTCGCTGCTGGCGGAGCGGCAAACCGGCGGCTATAAAGCCACCAGCACCGCGCGCCTGCTAAGCGCCGTGCGTCGCTTCTTCCAGCACCTTTATCGGGAGAAAATTCGCCCGGACGATCCCAGCGCGCTGCTGGCATCGCCAAAGCTACCGCAGAGGCTGCCGAAGGATCTCAGCGAGGCTCAGGTTGAGCGTCTGCTCCAGGCGCCTTTGGTTGAACAACCGCTGGAGCTGCGCGATAAAGCGATGCTGGAAGTGCTGTACGCCACCGGTCTGCGCGTTTCGGAGCTGGTTGGTCTGACCATGAGCGATATCAGCCTGCGCCAGGGCGTACTGCGCGTGATCGGGAAAGGAAATAAAGAACGCCTGGTACCGTTAGGCGAAGAGGCGGTACTGTGGGTTGAAAATTACCTTGAGTACGGCCGTCCCTGGCTACTGAATGGCGTAGCGTCGGATGTGCTTTTTCCCAGCCAGCGCGCTCAGCAGATGACGCGCCAGACGTTCTGGCACCGAATTAAGCACTATGCCGTCCAGGCGGGGATAGACAGCGAAAAGCTCTCTCCGCACGTACTGCGCCATGCGTTCGCAACGCATTTACTTAACCATGGAGCCGACTTACGCGTGGTGCAGATGCTGTTAGGACACAGCGATCTCTCCACGACGCAAATCTACACCCATGTAGCGACCGAGCGTCTGCGACAACTCCATCAACAGCATCACCCGCGTGCGTGA
- the fldB gene encoding flavodoxin FldB has translation MKIGLFYGSSTCYTEMAAEKIRDIIGPELVTLHNLKDDSPTLMTQYDVLILGIPTWDFGEIQEDWEAIWQQLDTLDLQDKIVALYGMGDQLGYGEWFLDALGMLHDKLATKGVKFIGYWPTEGYEFTSPKPVIADGQLFVGLALDETNQYDLSDERIQSWCEQILGEMAEQFA, from the coding sequence ATGAAAATAGGTCTTTTTTACGGTTCCAGCACCTGCTACACCGAAATGGCGGCGGAGAAAATCCGCGATATCATCGGCCCTGAACTGGTGACGCTGCATAACCTGAAAGATGATTCTCCCACCCTGATGACGCAATACGACGTCCTGATCCTCGGCATTCCTACCTGGGATTTTGGTGAGATCCAGGAAGACTGGGAGGCAATCTGGCAGCAGCTTGATACGCTGGATCTACAGGATAAAATTGTCGCGCTTTATGGCATGGGCGACCAGCTCGGCTACGGCGAATGGTTCCTTGACGCACTCGGTATGCTGCATGACAAGCTGGCGACTAAAGGCGTTAAGTTTATCGGCTACTGGCCAACCGAAGGCTATGAATTTACCAGCCCGAAACCGGTTATCGCCGACGGTCAGCTGTTTGTTGGCCTGGCGCTCGATGAAACCAACCAGTACGACCTGAGCGACGAGCGTATCCAGAGCTGGTGCGAGCAAATCCTCGGCGAAATGGCTGAGCAGTTCGCCTGA
- the prfB gene encoding peptide chain release factor 2 (programmed frameshift) translates to MFEINPVKNRIQDLTERSDVLRGYLDYDAKKERLEEVNAELEQPDVWNEPERAQALGKERSSLEAIVDTLDQMSQGLEDVSGLLELAVEADDEETFNEAVAELDGLEEKLAQLEFRRMFSGEYDSADCYLDIQAGSGGTEAQDWASMLMRMYLRWAEARGFKTEIIEESEGEVAGIKSVTIKIIGDYAYGWLRTETGVHRLVRKSPFDSGGRRHTSFSSAFVYPEVDEDIDIDINPADLRIDVYRASGAGGQHVNRTESAVRITHIPTGLVTQCQNDRSQHKNKDQAMKQMKAKLYELEMQKKNAEKQAMEDNKSDIGWGSQIRSYVLDDSRIKDLRTGVETRNTQAVLDGSLDQFIEASLKAGL, encoded by the exons ATGTTTGAAATAAATCCGGTAAAAAACCGCATTCAGGACCTCACGGAGCGTTCGGACGTTCTTAGGGGGTATCTT GACTATGATGCTAAGAAAGAGCGTCTCGAAGAAGTAAACGCCGAGCTGGAGCAGCCGGACGTATGGAACGAACCTGAGCGCGCGCAGGCGCTGGGTAAAGAGCGTTCCTCGCTGGAAGCCATCGTTGATACGCTGGATCAAATGTCCCAGGGGCTGGAAGATGTTTCCGGCCTGCTGGAGCTGGCCGTTGAAGCCGACGATGAAGAGACCTTCAACGAGGCCGTCGCTGAACTCGATGGGCTTGAAGAGAAGCTGGCGCAGCTTGAGTTCCGCCGCATGTTCTCCGGTGAATACGATAGCGCCGACTGCTACCTTGATATCCAGGCCGGTTCCGGCGGTACGGAAGCGCAGGACTGGGCCAGCATGCTGATGCGTATGTATTTACGCTGGGCTGAAGCGCGCGGCTTCAAAACCGAGATTATCGAAGAGTCTGAAGGCGAAGTGGCGGGCATTAAGTCCGTGACCATCAAGATTATTGGCGACTACGCCTACGGCTGGCTGCGGACCGAAACCGGCGTTCATCGCCTGGTGCGTAAGAGTCCGTTCGATTCCGGCGGCCGCCGCCACACCTCTTTCAGCTCCGCGTTTGTTTACCCGGAAGTGGATGAAGATATTGATATCGACATCAACCCGGCGGATCTGCGCATCGACGTTTATCGCGCATCCGGCGCGGGCGGTCAGCACGTTAACCGTACGGAATCCGCGGTGCGTATCACCCACATTCCGACCGGCTTAGTGACGCAGTGCCAGAACGACCGTTCTCAGCACAAGAACAAAGACCAGGCCATGAAGCAGATGAAAGCGAAGCTTTATGAGCTGGAAATGCAGAAGAAAAATGCCGAGAAGCAGGCGATGGAAGATAACAAATCCGACATCGGCTGGGGCAGCCAGATCCGTTCTTACGTGCTGGATGACTCCCGCATTAAAGATCTGCGCACCGGGGTGGAAACCCGCAACACTCAGGCGGTGCTGGACGGCAGCCTGGATCAATTTATCGAAGCAAGTTTGAAAGCAGGGTTATGA
- the ygfZ gene encoding tRNA-modifying protein YgfZ, producing the protein MAFTPFPPRQPSSSARLPLTLMTLDDWALATITGPDGEKYLQGQITADVSHLTDEQHLLAAHCDAKGKMWSNLRVFRRNEGFAWIERRSLRDAQLTELKKYAVFSKVTIAAADELVLLGVAGFQARAALAPLFGELPNADKQVVSEGVTSVLWFEHPAERFLLVTDVETATRITDALRGEAQLNNSQQWLALNIEAGLPVIDSANSAQFIPQATNLQALGGISFKKGCYTGQEMVARAKFRGANKRALWYLAGTASRVPEAGEDLELKMGENWRRTGTVLAAVQLDDGRLLVQVVMNNDMEPDSVFRVRDDSGSLSIEPLPYSLEEA; encoded by the coding sequence ATGGCTTTTACACCTTTTCCTCCGCGTCAGCCCTCTTCTTCCGCTCGTCTGCCGTTAACGCTGATGACGCTGGACGATTGGGCTCTGGCGACAATTACCGGCCCGGATGGCGAGAAATATCTCCAGGGGCAGATTACTGCCGACGTCAGCCATCTGACAGACGAGCAGCATCTGCTTGCCGCGCACTGTGATGCTAAAGGCAAAATGTGGAGCAACCTGCGCGTTTTTCGCCGCAACGAAGGGTTTGCGTGGATTGAACGCCGCAGCCTGCGCGATGCTCAGCTGACTGAACTGAAAAAGTACGCGGTATTCTCTAAAGTAACGATCGCTGCTGCTGATGAACTCGTGTTGTTGGGCGTCGCCGGTTTCCAGGCGCGCGCCGCTCTGGCGCCGCTGTTTGGCGAACTACCAAACGCCGATAAGCAGGTTGTCAGCGAAGGCGTTACCAGCGTGCTGTGGTTTGAGCACCCTGCCGAGCGCTTCCTGCTGGTGACCGATGTGGAAACCGCGACCCGCATCACTGATGCCCTGCGCGGCGAAGCGCAGCTGAATAACAGTCAGCAGTGGCTGGCGCTGAATATTGAAGCCGGTCTGCCGGTAATCGATAGCGCCAACAGCGCGCAGTTTATTCCGCAAGCCACCAACCTGCAGGCGCTGGGCGGCATCAGCTTTAAAAAAGGCTGCTATACCGGCCAGGAGATGGTTGCCCGCGCTAAATTTCGCGGCGCCAATAAGCGCGCCCTGTGGTATCTGGCAGGAACTGCCAGCCGCGTGCCCGAAGCCGGGGAAGATCTGGAGCTGAAGATGGGTGAAAACTGGCGTCGTACCGGCACCGTTCTGGCTGCCGTGCAGCTGGATGACGGCCGCCTTCTGGTGCAGGTAGTGATGAATAATGATATGGAGCCGGACAGCGTATTTCGCGTGCGCGACGACTCTGGCAGCCTGAGCATTGAGCCGCTGCCGTATTCGCTGGAAGAAGCTTAA
- the bglA gene encoding 6-phospho-beta-glucosidase BglA, with the protein MKKIPLPKDFLWGGAVAAHQVEGGWNKDGKGPSICDVLTGGAHGVPREITQQVEPGKYYPNHEAIDFHGRYKEDIKLFAEMGFKCFRTSIAWTRIFPLGDETQPNEEGLKFYDDMFDELLKYNIEPVITLSHFEMPLHLVQQYGSWTNRKVVDFFVRFAEVVFERYKHKVKYWMTFNEINNQRNWRAPLFGYCCSGVVYTDHENPEETMYQVLHHQFVASALAVKAARQINPEMQVGCMLAMVPLYPFSCKPEDVMFAQESMRERYVFTDVQLRGYYPSYVLNEWERRGFNIKMEDGDTQILREGTCAYLGFSYYMTNAVKAEGGTGDAISGFEGSVPNPHVKASDWGWQIDPVGLRYALCELYERYQKPLFIVENGFGAYDKVEEDGSINDDYRIDYLRAHIEEMIKAVTYDGVELMGYTPWGCIDCVSFTTGQYSKRYGFIYVNKHDDGTGDMSRSRKKSFGWYKEVIASNGEKL; encoded by the coding sequence ATGAAGAAAATTCCTTTACCGAAAGACTTTTTATGGGGTGGTGCCGTCGCCGCGCACCAGGTTGAAGGCGGCTGGAATAAAGACGGCAAAGGTCCCAGCATCTGCGACGTTCTGACCGGCGGCGCGCACGGCGTACCCCGCGAGATAACCCAACAGGTTGAACCGGGTAAATACTACCCGAACCACGAAGCCATCGACTTCCACGGTCGTTATAAAGAAGACATCAAGCTGTTCGCCGAAATGGGCTTCAAGTGCTTCCGTACCTCCATCGCCTGGACGCGCATCTTCCCGCTGGGCGACGAAACCCAGCCGAATGAAGAAGGGCTGAAATTCTACGATGATATGTTCGATGAACTACTGAAATACAACATCGAACCGGTTATTACCCTATCCCACTTTGAAATGCCGCTGCATCTGGTCCAGCAGTACGGCAGCTGGACTAATCGCAAAGTGGTCGATTTCTTTGTGCGCTTTGCCGAAGTGGTCTTCGAGCGCTATAAGCACAAAGTGAAATACTGGATGACCTTTAACGAAATCAACAATCAGCGTAACTGGCGCGCGCCGCTGTTTGGCTACTGCTGCTCCGGCGTGGTCTATACCGATCATGAAAACCCGGAAGAGACCATGTACCAGGTGCTGCACCATCAATTTGTCGCCAGCGCGCTGGCGGTGAAAGCGGCGCGGCAGATAAACCCGGAAATGCAGGTTGGCTGCATGCTGGCGATGGTTCCTCTGTATCCGTTCTCCTGCAAGCCGGAGGACGTGATGTTTGCCCAGGAATCAATGCGCGAACGCTATGTCTTTACCGACGTCCAGCTGCGCGGCTACTACCCGAGCTACGTTCTGAACGAATGGGAACGCCGCGGCTTTAATATCAAAATGGAAGACGGCGATACGCAAATCCTGCGTGAAGGCACCTGTGCCTATCTCGGCTTCAGCTACTACATGACCAACGCGGTGAAAGCGGAAGGCGGCACCGGCGACGCGATTTCCGGCTTTGAAGGCAGCGTGCCGAACCCGCACGTTAAAGCCTCCGACTGGGGCTGGCAGATTGACCCGGTGGGTCTGCGCTACGCGCTGTGTGAACTGTACGAACGCTATCAGAAACCGCTGTTTATCGTCGAAAACGGCTTTGGCGCGTACGATAAAGTCGAAGAGGACGGTAGCATCAACGATGATTACCGTATCGACTACCTGCGCGCCCACATCGAAGAGATGATCAAAGCGGTGACTTACGATGGCGTTGAGCTGATGGGCTACACCCCGTGGGGCTGCATTGACTGCGTCTCCTTCACTACCGGCCAGTACAGCAAGCGCTACGGATTTATCTACGTCAACAAGCATGACGACGGTACCGGCGATATGTCCCGCTCGCGTAAGAAGAGCTTCGGCTGGTACAAAGAGGTTATCGCCAGCAACGGCGAGAAACTGTAA
- a CDS encoding protein YgfX — protein MVLWQSDLRISWRSQWFSLLIHGVVAALVLLMPWPLSYTPLWLILLSLVVFDCVRSQRRIHARQGEIKLLIDSRLRWQKAEWDIVGIPWVINSGMLLRLRHTENHRTQHLWVAADSMDAGEWRDLRRLVLQKPTQD, from the coding sequence GTGGTCCTGTGGCAATCTGATTTACGCATTTCGTGGCGATCGCAGTGGTTTTCACTGCTGATCCACGGCGTTGTAGCGGCTCTGGTGCTGCTGATGCCCTGGCCGCTGAGTTACACCCCGCTGTGGCTGATTCTGCTGTCGCTGGTAGTGTTCGACTGCGTGCGCAGCCAGCGGCGGATCCATGCCCGTCAGGGCGAAATAAAGCTATTAATTGATTCGCGCCTGCGCTGGCAAAAAGCGGAGTGGGATATTGTCGGCATCCCGTGGGTTATTAACAGCGGAATGCTGCTGCGACTGCGGCATACGGAAAACCATCGCACCCAGCATTTATGGGTTGCGGCGGATAGCATGGATGCGGGCGAGTGGCGTGACCTGCGTCGGCTGGTATTACAGAAACCGACGCAAGATTAA
- the yqfB gene encoding N(4)-acetylcytidine aminohydrolase encodes MQLNDITFFQRFQDDILAGRKTITIRDAAESHFKTGDVLRVGRYEDDGYFCTIRVVATSTVTLDTLTELHAQQENMTLAQLREVIAEIYPEEKQFYVIEFERL; translated from the coding sequence ATGCAGCTAAATGACATTACCTTTTTTCAGCGCTTTCAGGATGACATCCTGGCCGGACGTAAAACAATTACCATCCGCGATGCAGCTGAATCGCACTTTAAAACCGGCGATGTACTGCGCGTTGGCCGCTATGAAGATGACGGTTATTTTTGCACCATTCGCGTGGTGGCGACGTCTACGGTAACGCTGGATACCCTGACTGAACTGCATGCGCAGCAGGAGAATATGACGCTGGCGCAGCTGCGTGAAGTGATTGCGGAGATCTATCCTGAAGAGAAGCAGTTTTATGTCATTGAATTCGAAAGGCTTTAA